One genomic segment of Carassius auratus strain Wakin unplaced genomic scaffold, ASM336829v1 scaf_tig00046024, whole genome shotgun sequence includes these proteins:
- the LOC113088274 gene encoding PDZ domain-containing RING finger protein 4-like — MGCNLCTLQKREEHYKLLYEIAQVNGREFSKSAHEGTVEGMQKDPIVVQVLRRGPSAPNQSSLQEVCVVDVCTQTDITFEHIMALAKMRPTTPPVPDICPFLLSDSCHSIQTMEHEYFECPEYVASTQAEVDRAVEFECEEIELCRMNSQEKLGLTLCYRTDDEEDTGIFVGQVEINSIAARDGRIREGDRILQINGHDVQNREEAVALLSNENSRSIVLLVTRPEGQMDGSWLDEDHQDFLEELKMEILEEQKKEGILQTAGCVMRSKRHDDASASKDSATCSSTIMEKERGVKCSFEESSEHEMLSRPQTWTQKQLRDRWEAGSHLVPMDTVSLTRQEKGMEGKLSENGVECDHFQQLLELKCQIRNSGECGLVYRRSSTIECSLTEQGGSGVARELHMLNEELRSIELECQSIMQAHQLRRSKHDSPRTDKESRLHRGKLADINEHPERLQSEKLKDKDSSSAYNSAESSRSTPLGTEGSPDHSLHRRVHLTNQRNLRSTQNLQSPYNSPILSLPSQSSPNCSPAHMYTSFTPPLQTPITSPGSQGPSQAFSSSLEQSPSNPSESDPALPADDERCEKERNRNRVATARHYQSPYHSNTTATQPPSTRHYQSYLQFLQQHSSSSLEYSQSQLSLLSLRGRPGPSPPGRLEWKVKVRADGTRYVARRPTRDRILRERALRIREERSGGMTTDDDAVSELKMGRYWSKEERKQQLARAREQRRRREFMQRSRLECLRETMGTASGEVSILELSHKKMMKKRNKKILDNWMTIQELMSHGARAPEGTKVHNAFLSVTTV; from the exons GTGAATGGGCGTGAATTTTCCAAGTCTGCACATGAGGGAACGGTGGAGGGCATGCAGAAGGATCCCATCGTGGTGCAGGTGTTGAGGCGGGGGCCCTCGGCCCCGAACCAGAGCAGTCTACAGGAAGTGTGTGTGGTGGATGTGTGCACTCAGACGGACATCACCTTTGAGCACATCATGGCTCTGGCTAAGATGAGACCCACCACCCCACCTGTGCCAGACATCTGCCCCTTCCTGCTGTCGGACAG TTGTCATTCCATTCAGACTATGGAGCATGAATATTTTGAATGTCCGGAATATGTGGCCAGCACTCAGGCAGAGGTGGACAGGGCAGTTGAATTCGAGTGTGAG GAGATTGAACTCTGTCGAATGAACAGCCAGGAGAAGCTGGGTCTCACACTCTGTTACCGCACTGATGATGAGGAAGATACAGGCATTTTTGTTGGTCAG GTCGAGATCAACAGCATAGCTGCAAGGGATGGACGCATCAGAGAGGGAGACAGAATATTACAG ATAAATGGTCATGACGTGCAGAACAGGGAAGAGGCTGTCGCTCTCCTCTCAAATGAAAATTCCAGATCCATAGTTTTACTCGTGACCAGACCTGAAGGACAG ATGGATGGAAGCTGGCTTGATGAAGACCATCAAGATTTCCTAGAGGAGCTGAAGATGGAGATTTTAGAAGAACAGAAAAAGGAGGGAATTCTTCAAACAGCTGGTTGTGTAATGCGG TCTAAAAGACATGATGATGCCTCAGCAAGTAAAGATTCAGCAACATGTTCCTCTACCATTATGGAGAAGGAAAGAGGCGTGAAATGCAGCTTTGAGGAGAGCTCTGAACATGAAATGCTGTCTCGTCCCCAAACATGGACTCAAAAACAACTTCGGGACAGGTGGGAAGCAGGCTCGCATTTGGTTCCTATGGACACCGTAAGCTTGACCAGGCAGGAAAAGGGTATGGAGGGCAAGTTGAGCGAGAATGGAGTGGAGTGTGACCATTTCCAGCAACTCCTGGAGCTGAAGTGCCAGATCCGTAATAGTGGAGAATGCGGTTTGGTCTACAGGCGAAGCAGTACTATTGAGTGCAGCCTGACGGAGCAAGGTGGAAGCGGAGTGGCACGGGAGCTGCACATGCTCAACGAAGAGCTGCGCAGCATTGAACTTGAGTGCCAGAGCATCATGCAAGCTCACCAACTGCGCAGGAGCAAGCACGATTCTCCTCGAACGGATAAGGAAAGTCGACTGCATCGTGGCAAGCTTGCAGATATCAACGAGCATCCTGAGAGACTACAAAGTGAGAAGCTCAAAGATAAAGACAGCTCCAGTGCCTACAATTCAGCCGAAAGTTCCCGCTCGACCCCACTGGGCACTGAAGGTTCACCAGATCACTCCCTACATCGTCGAGTCCACCTGACCAATCAGAGGAACCTTCGGAGTACCCAAAACTTGCAGAGTCCCTACAATAGTCCCATTTTGTCTTTACCCAGCCAAAGTAGCCCTAATTGTAGTCCTGCCCATATGTACACCAGCTTCACACCACCCTTACAGACGCCCATCACCAGTCCTGGTTCACAAGGACCCAGCCaggccttctccagcagcttgGAGCAAAGCCCCAGCAACCCCTCAGAGTCAGACCCAGCGCTTCCAGCTGATGATGAGCgctgtgagaaagaaagaaaccggAATAGGGTTGCAACCGCTCGGCACTACCAATCACCCTACCACAGCAACACCACAGCAACCCAGCCTCCCAGCACACGACACTACCAGAGTTACCTACAGTTCCTACAACAACATTCCTCTTCCTCTCTGGAGTACTCCCAGAGCCAGCTTAGCCTCCTCAGCCTTCGTGGACGGCCTGGACCCTCGCCACCTGGCCGACTTGAATGGAAGGTCAAAGTACGAGCTGACGGAACCAGATATGTGGCACGTCGGCCCACACGGGACCGCATCCTGCGTGAACGAGCCTTACGGATCCGGGAGGAACGCAGCGGTGGGATGACAACAGATGATGACGCAGTCAGCGAATTGAAGATGGGCCGGTACTGGAGTAAAGAAGAACGCAAGCAGCAGTTAGCACGGGCCAGGGAACAGAGGCGCAGGAGGGAATTCATGCAGAGGAGCCGGCTTGAGTGCCTCAGGGAGACCATGGGGACGGCAAGTGGAGAGGTCAGCATCCTGGAGCTCAGCCATAAGAAGATGATGAAGAAACGAAACAAGAAGATCCTTGACAACTGGATGACCATTCAAGAGCTCATGAGCCATGGAGCACGAGCACCCGAGGGCACCAAAGTTCACAACGCCTTCCTGTCAGTCACCACAGTTTAG